The Pricia mediterranea genome includes a window with the following:
- a CDS encoding efflux RND transporter periplasmic adaptor subunit: MKHLRYSTFVLMAFLTVLGCGNGNTENAETQSEKIPDGRIKVTQAQFDQTGMVLGTLEEREFPFIVKATGMIDVPPENRSVVSATMGGYIKTLPLLIGDAVEKGQVLLSIENPEFVTLQQEYMEVSGQLDYLKSEYGRQKTLYDENITSQKSYLKAESDYKMARAKHDGLRKQLTLVNISPGEVEAGNVTTTTTLYAPISGSVTQVNVSRGSYVAPATPILEIIDNEHIHLELSVFEKDIMKIKKGQDIAFKIPEASSDTFEAEVYLVGTSIGEGRTIKVHGHLKDEEGENFLTGMFVESNIVSAATTARGLPSESIVGADNKDYVLVLDEELNGDYYFKPVGVKVKKSHAGFTALDNENEFGASDQFLVRGAFDIFGE, encoded by the coding sequence ATGAAACATTTACGATATAGCACGTTCGTTCTAATGGCCTTCCTAACTGTACTAGGTTGTGGCAACGGCAATACGGAAAACGCGGAAACACAGTCCGAGAAGATACCGGATGGCCGTATTAAGGTAACCCAGGCCCAATTCGACCAGACCGGGATGGTGTTGGGCACGTTAGAGGAAAGAGAGTTCCCTTTCATCGTCAAAGCGACCGGCATGATAGACGTGCCGCCGGAGAACCGGTCGGTGGTCAGTGCCACCATGGGCGGTTATATAAAGACCCTGCCCTTGCTTATCGGCGATGCGGTCGAAAAAGGGCAGGTACTTCTCAGCATAGAAAATCCCGAATTCGTGACCCTGCAGCAGGAATATATGGAAGTAAGCGGGCAGTTGGATTACCTTAAATCCGAATACGGGCGCCAAAAAACCCTGTACGATGAGAATATCACCTCCCAGAAGAGCTATTTAAAGGCGGAGAGCGATTACAAGATGGCCCGAGCCAAACATGATGGGCTTCGCAAACAACTGACCTTGGTCAATATTTCCCCTGGCGAGGTCGAAGCCGGTAATGTGACCACTACGACTACCTTATATGCCCCTATTTCCGGAAGCGTGACCCAAGTGAACGTGAGCAGGGGAAGTTATGTGGCACCCGCTACGCCTATTCTGGAAATTATCGACAACGAACATATCCATTTAGAGCTTTCCGTATTTGAAAAGGATATTATGAAAATCAAAAAAGGCCAGGATATCGCATTCAAGATTCCCGAAGCCTCTTCCGATACGTTCGAGGCCGAAGTATATTTGGTGGGCACCTCGATCGGGGAGGGGCGCACTATAAAAGTACACGGTCATTTAAAGGATGAAGAAGGAGAAAACTTTTTGACCGGAATGTTCGTGGAATCCAATATTGTGTCTGCTGCGACAACCGCGAGAGGCCTGCCGAGCGAATCCATTGTTGGTGCCGACAATAAAGATTACGTGTTGGTGCTCGATGAAGAACTGAACGGCGATTATTATTTCAAACCGGTAGGGGTAAAGGTCAAAAAAAGTCATGCAGGATTCACGGCCCTCGACAATGAAAACGAATTTGGGGCATCGGACCAATTCTTGGTCAGGGGAGCATTCGATATTTTTGGGGAATGA
- a CDS encoding MgtC/SapB family protein, which produces MIDSYLLGVLISMGIGLILGLEREYDKLKDEKGFAGIRTFPIVTILGYVLGTMSDTFTPWFLIVGLGSFILFLGVEHVVKTRIEVPLGITTNLALMTTFVLGIMVSQGWYRDAVATAVIVVTLLSLKTTFRSLIQNITSVELFAFIKFVVLALLILPFLPDQDFGPDNLLNPYEIGLIVVVVSFLNFIGYFLVKFVGSRKGILLTAILGGLISSTAVTWDYAAKSREKPELSREYSAGIIIASAIMFPRLALLVAIFNTTILTYLAVPMTLLALICLIPALLFIKRDSGKAATKIEMGNPLNILNALTFAGIYVVILYAVHYGNLYFGEKGLYYSAMIAGLADTTAITISMAKFSLESAKLQLATNVIVAATLSNTLVKLGIAFTKASKNTGKLVSYVFGGAIVVGTLYILIAR; this is translated from the coding sequence TTGATAGACTCCTATCTTTTGGGGGTACTCATAAGTATGGGTATTGGCTTGATCTTGGGCTTGGAAAGGGAGTACGACAAGCTTAAGGACGAAAAAGGTTTTGCGGGTATCCGCACCTTTCCCATAGTAACGATATTGGGGTATGTTCTCGGTACTATGTCCGATACGTTCACTCCGTGGTTCTTGATCGTTGGGCTGGGTTCGTTCATTCTATTTCTCGGGGTAGAACATGTAGTCAAGACCCGGATAGAGGTGCCCCTGGGAATCACTACGAACCTGGCTCTAATGACCACTTTTGTACTCGGCATCATGGTCTCGCAAGGTTGGTATCGCGACGCCGTAGCCACAGCTGTAATCGTGGTTACCCTACTTTCCCTGAAAACGACGTTCCGCTCGCTGATACAGAATATTACCTCCGTAGAGCTTTTCGCCTTTATCAAATTTGTAGTACTTGCCCTTTTGATCTTACCTTTTCTGCCCGATCAGGATTTTGGGCCCGATAATCTATTGAATCCCTACGAAATCGGTTTGATCGTAGTCGTGGTATCCTTTTTAAATTTTATAGGATACTTTTTGGTCAAGTTCGTGGGGTCGCGAAAGGGAATCTTACTCACCGCTATCCTTGGCGGGTTGATTTCAAGTACGGCCGTTACTTGGGACTACGCCGCGAAAAGTCGGGAAAAGCCAGAACTTTCCAGGGAATACAGTGCGGGAATAATAATTGCCTCCGCCATCATGTTTCCACGGCTTGCGCTGCTGGTGGCCATCTTCAACACCACGATCTTGACCTATTTGGCGGTTCCCATGACGCTGCTTGCCCTGATCTGCCTGATACCCGCCCTCCTGTTCATCAAAAGGGATTCGGGGAAGGCGGCTACAAAAATTGAAATGGGCAACCCGTTAAATATTTTGAACGCACTTACTTTTGCGGGCATTTACGTAGTGATTCTCTATGCCGTGCATTACGGCAACCTCTATTTCGGGGAAAAAGGACTCTATTATTCCGCGATGATCGCGGGGCTTGCAGACACAACGGCCATTACGATAAGTATGGCGAAATTTAGTCTGGAAAGCGCTAAACTTCAACTCGCCACTAATGTTATCGTTGCCGCCACTTTGAGCAATACCTTAGTGAAATTGGGGATTGCCTTCACCAAAGCCTCAAAGAACACGGGGAAGTTGGTCAGTTATGTGTTCGGGGGAGCGATAGTCGTCGGAACGCTTTATATTCTTATCGCTCGATGA